From Triplophysa dalaica isolate WHDGS20190420 chromosome 24, ASM1584641v1, whole genome shotgun sequence:
TAATCTGTTCGACAAATCGCCCAACGGGCCACCTTCAGCGGCGTGAGTAAGACGGTTAGTCACGCTCTCTGGTCACCATTCAGTCTAAATAGTTTCCACTTAAACGCCCTATTAAGGGTTGAATCACCCTCAACCCCACCCACGCACCCTCCAACCCGCGACAAATGATCCATGTGACATTGGGCCACATTATTCCCTCTTCTCAGCATATCTGATTATGTCCCTTCAAAAGACTCTTTCTCTTAACAGGCAGATGAGCTGAAAAAAAGTCTATAAAAGTCATTTCCATTGAGGGCGTCATGTCTACGGTCTCTTGAGAGGGGCAGAATggatggagagagggagaggggggCTTTTAGTGCCCGGCTTTTCATTAGGGAGAACAAAAGACCCGAAGAGGAGATTCCGCCCTCCGCTGTGCAGGAATGCGGGTGTATTGTGTTTGCGACGGGCCGCCTCGCCGATCCCAGACCGGCCCGCGGGTTCAGTAGTGTGTTCAAACGGGACTTTGGCCGATCCTGGATCGGCGTGGGTGCTTGGTTTTGGCGTGGGGTCGCATGTGTGCGGTCGTGCTACAAAAGGCGATTGGTCACGGGCAGGAAAGTCCGGGCGTGCGTGAAGGACGCTGTGGGAAAGTGTCAGCGCTAAACAGTTTACTGTGAGTTTCTGCACACCCGACAGTTTGTACACCCGAATCTGAAAGGATGTAAATTTACCAAATATAGAAACCACAAAAGACTATAAAACAGGACACGTATGCACGAAAAATGCAGCTGGGTGAAATTATTGCTTTTCTTGTTTAGCTGGGGTGTCCAGGCGGGTTGACAGGGCGTTGCTACacagttgctagggtgttgttTATGTTCCTTAACACATACGTATGCAGTTGATttgtgctgtgtgttttgtggtcgCTGCGTGATTGTGTTGCAAAAATATGTTAGTCAAAGCAAATCCCACTAGTAAggaattaagaaaaaaatgaattttaagcTGAAGGTTCGAAACAAACATGCAGCTTCTGATCTTATGTGTGTTGATGAATACCAGTGAGATTTAAAGAGAATTAGTTATGGGCGTTAAACACAAATAATCTGGTTGTAGACGTGTGGGTTTTCTGATCTTACTGGTGAACATCGCAGGTGCAGAACCGCTGTAGCAGGACACAGGAACGCCCGTCATAACTAGAGAAAGAGACAGATatttataaactgtaaaaacttGCGTTATTTGAGTAAAACTTTGAATTCTATTataaagtttacatttatacattttattgagaAGACATgctaaagaacattttgtacGTGACCCACAAAGTATGGACTACAATATTTGTACCGTGTTCCGTACAAATACATCAAACGTGTTTAATAGATAAACTTATTTACGAATGAATCTGGTAGTTTGCTTTAATATGAATGCTTCCCAGAATGCACCATTTTAACTTCATTTGTTGACTCCATAACTCTCATccattgtgtttgtatttaatgttcgtattttttttaatctgtgaaATTTGTAGCGTCGTTTGATCAATTCTTATTATTTGATGTACGtccaacataaataaatacgtCCAAAAAATATTCTGGCTGTACAAGAATAATAATATTAGACGGTTAAACCATTTAACAATGTATACACACAATTTCACAGAATAATTACTATATTCATATCTCATGATATTTACATGGTTTAAAAAGGTATTTCAAAGATTATATTCGCATTAAAGCACTAGAAAAAATCAGACCTAAACTCAGTATGGTCTTGTGTCTTCTTGCATTTAGATTTCTCAGTTAACTTATTTGTGGCATCAGTGTGTCAACATGCGTTCATTAAATTAACAAAGCCAATCAAATTTGCTGAGCCAATCTGGAAATGTCACTAAAAATGTTGTTCTTGGAGAGgtctacattttttacagtgtaactaTAGTACTACCGGTAAACTGCCATCATAAAACACGCTGTTTCTGtggattaaaaatgcataacagcatcatttctgtgaaataatgaGTTAATTTATCTcattcacattttcaaaacattttggtTAACAAAAGATTTTCAATCTGAAATTGAAATTTTATTATGTGACATCTACTGTTTtcgtaaaataacattttttatttaaatatttgttgtaataaaatcatttttatatgtttttatttagatatttgaATGCGCATCAGTCTAGATGTGCCTTaatgaacaaaatgtttttaactacAGAGctctttgtttaatttaaattaaacgaTTCAGATTTTTGACAGTAtaaactgatatattttaagaatgtataTTGACCCAATGTTGGCTCGCTGTTATACTTCAGATATCAGGTGATCTTACCTGACTGTGTCTGAACAGTTTTCCCATCAGTGACCCGAGGACACATGTGGTTCTCCGTGGCCCCGTTCCGATGGACGCCCTTCCCTTTCAGTACCAAACCCAGACATCCGTAAACCACAGCGGCCGAGCATCTCTTCCGATGGACACCTGACCCGACCCATCCAACAGGTGAAGAATTCCCCGGGCGCAGCAGGTTCTCGATCAAAAAACACTTCCCAGAATTGCCAAATCCTGGATGCCTTGGAGGAAATTCAGCCATTTTCTTTGGACACCCCGTCAGTTTTGAGAGATCATTCTGGGACACGCACTCTCTGGAAGACTTTCTCCAACTAGCGTGGGTGTATTTCAGTCAGATGAAGAGAGGAAAGttcattaaaatacacaaagaaaacaaaaccctCTTTCCGAGAGCGCTGATGGGCGTCTCTGGCCGCGTTCCGATTGGTGGAGCCCTGGAGGTCTGATTGTGAAGGCTGATAAGAGCGAGCTCTTTCTGTCCGACAGAAGGTGGACCCGCTTCATTCATTACGTCAAAGTTCCCATTAAATGATAGACACTGGAGACAATAGACTCCCGGCCAAAGTTTAACTTGCACACCAAACAGAAGCGAAGGGCAGTAAATAGTAATATCTTCATTCAGTGCCATCTATTGAGGGGCCTTTGAGAGACCACTTATAAGAGTATCTGCCTCTCAGTCTATCAATGTGGACTATATTTCTTGGCTTTATTGTTGTGCGTCACAATGAGAATGGGTTTGTCAAAAAGTGCTTTTGtgctataatataatatataatgtttaaacaaatccGATTTTGTGCGCTGTGACATTATTTTCAACAGTAATAGTTTGAGTTTTATAACTTTGTgcacttcatttattttttaaattgtaaagtATTTATACAATAACTTATGTTAAAATTCCATATTTTTTCTATAGATGAAATTTGACTTCAGCATGTTTACTTGCAGATAGTCTTGGTGGATATTGATGCTTTCAACGCATCAGTTCAACTTCTGTGAATGAATGAGAGTTTCAAGCTTGATCTGCAAACGTGTCAGCGATTAGCCGGAAAGAGTTTCCCCTCATGCTTGTCAAAAGTGACACTTTGTTTTGCGAGAATTAACAGAGAAGCAGGTCAGAGAGATGCTGTCGTGAGGTTATGACTCCTGTCAAACTCTTTAACATCAGCCGGACGACCGGAAGCACTCGAGGTGCACAATTAACTGCGTTAAGTTTGGATGAGACCAGTTGGAGCTCATTTTGACTTTTCGAATCTGAGCTTCTTCTGAcactctaatggagacatttgtcagatttatgacttttttttatgagaaatatctgagacacagatgagacttaaaggggcagttcacccaaaaattttaattctgttaaCATTGCCCTCAGattgttgcaaacctgtatgcGTTTCTTTGTTccgctaaacacaaaagaagataattggaagaatgtcagtgagcAAACGGATCTCATGCACCATTTACTGCCTTAGTAGGGAAACAaaaactatgggagtcaatgggggatgagatccgttgtcttccaaatatcttcagcagaacacagaaatgtacacaggtttggaacaatctgagggcgagtaaacaatgacatttttatttttgggtaaactttccctttaagcaaAAGTTCCATTAGCCGTCTATTGACGTCTAGGGTAAAACATTGAGAGATTAAATGCAGTTCTTACTCAAATGGACATGATGTCTAGCAGATGAGAGAAGTGTGCTCGGGCCGGGGTCGGTGGAAGTAAACAGGCATGTCCCAGCTCATGGGGGAAACGGGCTCAGTCTTTTGGGAGACAACATCACCTCATGCTGGGCATGCTAATCGCTGCAGACAGGCGCTTTCTTTGTCCTCCGACACAGAGCCAAAGGGCACATGTAATCAAATTTGCAGTTTTATAGCTCTCGCTGGTAGCAGGACGAGCGTCCAGCGATGAATATGTAATGTGCGTTAACTGTTGGCATGTAGAAAGATTTTCTTCAGGGTTATAGATCATGAAATGAACTCGTGACTAATCTGGACGTGAGATTTAGATGAAGAAATGAGTTTTGCTCTACACGATTAGCAGTGTGACAAACAGACCACACAAGTGTTTTGATGTTGGGTGTGTGGaagaaaatctgttttaaattatCCTCATTTAAAGGCCAAAACTAAGTTTAAATGCATGTGAACGTTCATTTTAACTATGTTTAAACCGATTTAAGTTTTGATTGAAAGAtttttaagtctttttttattacatctattttgtttaaacaattgGAAacaatcaatttttatttatttattgtttttttgttttgtttttggaggTCACATTTAtagtcaaaatatttaatatggtCTCTCAGCGCATCATGGAACATACACTACAAATTAAAACTATATTGCTAAATCTTTAATATCCAtttaataattcacatttatattcatctacacataattgtttttgtttattttcaattttgtcAGATGATACAGTTCTCTTAATCCTCATTTTTTGCAAACCTTAGtagttttatgcatttttattttttttattcaatttttttaagctATATCATTTTATTGCACATTACTGTGACGGGAGCGTTGTACCACCATATCAAACTGTGTATGGtcatgagaaataaaacttgaaagttaatagttttatattgtacaagtaacacaaatgtgtttttatcatttgGATGTTAAAGCCTATGTGAAGcttaatgtttatttacttatgtctttctttttgaagagtttataaATGCTCCCCTTAAactcaaactttatttattgcCGTTAGTTGTTGGGATGCCTCTCTCAGACACAGAGAATCAGTCCATTAAGAGGTGGAGTCACTAAAACGCCAGTTCATGTGAACCCATTTGAAGCTTTCATTCCTTTTAAAGAACAAGTGAAAAAATTAGAGCTCTCTTTCAGAGTTTTTCCAGTTCTCTCGCTGCGAGACCAGCTGTGAAAGGtctctctcctcttttctcTCCACGACCTCTTTAAAACAGCCCTCTCTCAATAGCTTCTCTTCTATCGGCTCTCATGCGCTGAATGATGGCCCGGGCTCTGTGAATTACACGGCACAATGCAGGGAAACCCGGGGCAGGGCCCGATCTTTTCAGCTCCGCCGCCCCTCCTGACTGCATCTGTGTGCCAGAGAGACGCACTTAAATCTCTCTGACACATCACTAAAGAGCTCAACTGCACTCGAGTACTTTcaaaaacacatactgtagtATTTACCATAGTAAACTCTTATATTACCTGTCGTGAATTGTAGTGGATGATGTACTTCTTAACTGTATGTTATGGTATTTACTATGCTTTTCATTGGATACTATTCTGCGGTATTAAGTTGTTAAgtgataaactgtagtaaatactgtagtatatgtTAATATTTACCATGGTAAGGATGAAAATGCTGTAGggattttactacagtttactttagattagaaacatatttattatttacagcacacacacattgaaaaCAGACATATATATGTTTACATCTGAATATCTTTCTTTACAAATTACATCTCGGATAGAAAATATTAATCTTTTATCAATTATTTAACTCTCTATGTACAACATTTGGAGTGCATCTCAAGTCAGTGAGATCAAAGAGCCGTGTTTGTGTGAGCAGTTACACGCCCCGCCAGACAGGGGCAGTAGAGAGTTGCTCCATTCAGTTTTAACCTGAAACCTCTTCTGTTTAAAATCCTCTATGTATCTACATCATTTCAGGTATGTTAAagtctctctttcactcttGTTTCAGCACTTGTGGTGTTTCCATTTGCGTGTTGCGGCGGTGATGTGGAGGTCTTTTTTGAGCCACGGGAAGAGGTTGGACACCTGGATGGATCCGTTGGGCCTCATGGTTCCGGTGATGAGGTAGAGCTGAGCGCGTCCGGGCCGGACCAGCGTGTGAGCGCATCTGAGGTTGATGAGGAGCCAGCGCTGCAAGAGACTGGAGGTGTCGTAGGGTAGCAGAGGACCTCGCTGGATAAACTCCACGTGTCCCTCCACCATCAGCTCTGGGTCTGAGGAGGGCAGACGACGGCGGGAGATCTTGGCTTTCACAGCTGCAGGGAGAAGAAGGGGAGAAGGTGAGTTAATGTGTCCcagtttacttaaaaatagGTTTTTTTCATCAGGCCGTGTGTCTTTAAGAAAGGAAAGAAGATATATATCTATGAAACTTATATTATAAACTTACAAATTatgcaataatataaaaaaatcacacacacatatatatatatatatatatatatatatatatgcaaacaaatatatttttaattatatccagtatattttattctttgtatTAAATTTTCTGcacaaattctttaaaataggAAGCTTCATGATGCCATATAGGAACCATTTTGGTCtctcaataaaataaactttaacatcTGCAGAATCGTTTTGTTTTCGAAAAGCTTCCTTATAATGGAAAAATTATCATATGGACTAAAAAGTCTGAAAGGTTCtttaaacaaccaaaaatagtttttctccctttttataacttttattttttaggagtaaatgtgcaaaaacagcattacaaaagacattttacagtcgaatttaacaaaaaagtattattaaaaatatatttcaaatgtcACCCAGTGAgcaatatttgtaataataatatttcctTTTACAAACACCTTTTCatttcatgaattaaaatcttttcacaatgtttttttatgaaaacagatttaatatttaaaacagatttgttCTTTACCAAAGTCATTCAGACAGAGAGCGTCCATCACAGTTTTCAGAGATGGCACTTCTTCCACGGGTGGACAGCTTTGGCAGGCGGGCTGAGGAAATTCTGTGAGGAATTCACAAATGAATGCATTAGATCTATCTATACACCGAACCAGAATTTAAATTGACTACATTTCTATTGCGTTTATCATAGAAAACAGTGCTTGCGTTAAAGAGCGAGTCTCACCTTTCGAGAAAGCGCTGATGTGTTTGGGCAGAGGAGTCAGACACGTGTCGTCCTGCTCTGGAAAGCGCTCACAGTTTAGAGCTTCAGGCCAAGCGTGTCCGTGACATGCCAGCACTGGTGTGCAGCTGTCCCGTACGGCCCGGCACACGCTACGACAGGGCTGAATGAACCTACAGTAAACAAGCACAGAGTTTAGAGGAGAAAACACACAACCTGTGAGCTCAAGTGTGTCTCAAAACCTCTCTGAACATACCTGTCCAAACACACGGGAGCGATGAGAGAGCAAACGAAAGCCCTGGCCTGAGGATGGCAGCCGGTATGAAGCAGTGTTTTCCACTCTTCAGATCGAGGAAGCGCTTCTTCAACACTGCTGTGACCCAGGAGGTTAGGCAGTCTCATTTCAGAATACGGCACGTCCTGACATACGCTCATCTGATGGGGAACCGGGACGCAGCGAGTGGTCTGGCCCAGGTCGAAGGCTCCGCTGCCGGCCACGAGAGAGAAGACCATCAGCACGCTGGAAAGATCCATGATTCCCGAGGGAGAGGTCCAGTGAGGCCAGATAGAGAGGGAATGATGCAGAGGTCTGATGGGTCTGGGTTTATAAAGAGGCGGGCAGATGTTATCAACGACACATCAGAGCCGCAGACAAGGTGACAAGCAGGAGATAATGGCCCCTAGACTTGTGGGGGGGTGAGGGGGGACATTATATAAACAATCAAACAAGCCAAGCATTACACGGCCCCATCTAGCTCACACTTGTTATGAGTCACATGGGCTGAACCACCAGCTATACCATTGTAAATAAAGAACAtcacttgaaataaaaatatgtatttaatgttgATCGAGATTGAATTTGAAACACATCTAAATGTCGTTTTATGTAAGTGACCTAAGGTGTGAAAACATACTAATCAAATAACTGATTGTTCTATGTAAGCGGAAGGTTTCAgaaaattttaaaatacaattaaaatgaagagAATGTAGAtagatttatttagaaaaaatgtaataaataatttgcTACAAAAAACCCCCTACAAATATTTTGTGCTAATCCCCAGTaacaaaaaatctttattttaattttattttttcatcccttttataatttttcattgtTGTATAGAAGCAATATTACAGATATCTCAtcgtattttaaaacattttaagcatATCATTCTAACAGCAAACTGTGGGGAGAGAGGCATATCATATCCTATAATGGTTGTATATGTTAAATACAACATgaaatttacagaaaatataaaatataccaAATATTaggtaatttaattttttataataaacataaatacattgtatttaaaaaaaacacctttCATGATGAACTAAAAGAataacttgaaataaaaaatataaatttaatgtTGATCGACATGGAATTTGTAACACATTAAAAGACAATAACATTCTCATCAAATACATG
This genomic window contains:
- the szl gene encoding sizzled; this encodes MDLSSVLMVFSLVAGSGAFDLGQTTRCVPVPHQMSVCQDVPYSEMRLPNLLGHSSVEEALPRSEEWKTLLHTGCHPQARAFVCSLIAPVCLDRFIQPCRSVCRAVRDSCTPVLACHGHAWPEALNCERFPEQDDTCLTPLPKHISAFSKEFPQPACQSCPPVEEVPSLKTVMDALCLNDFAVKAKISRRRLPSSDPELMVEGHVEFIQRGPLLPYDTSSLLQRWLLINLRCAHTLVRPGRAQLYLITGTMRPNGSIQVSNLFPWLKKDLHITAATRKWKHHKC